One Deltaproteobacteria bacterium DNA window includes the following coding sequences:
- a CDS encoding prepilin-type N-terminal cleavage/methylation domain-containing protein → MNQRGFTLIEVLIAITLLAIISLLVWQAAGTTFASKERFDTRYEIFQSAGLSLQQMTKELESAYLYSTPDFLGRSGAGEQRVKTVFIGSDEGDQDSLTFTTLTHVRYLKDSKESDQAEVSYFLEPDEESEQELWVLKKREQSPPDADSKEGGRTSILFKGISELNFRYFDSVKGEFVESWDSSSLDNINKLPRAVEILLIVQDPMDEEVTHRFLTTAFLGMAPGPNDF, encoded by the coding sequence ATGAACCAACGAGGCTTTACTTTAATAGAAGTTTTAATTGCGATTACCTTGTTGGCAATTATTTCCTTGTTAGTCTGGCAGGCTGCCGGGACAACATTTGCCTCTAAAGAAAGATTCGACACCCGCTACGAAATCTTCCAGTCGGCGGGACTGAGTCTTCAGCAGATGACGAAAGAGCTCGAGTCCGCCTACCTTTATTCGACACCCGATTTTCTGGGCCGTTCCGGGGCAGGGGAACAGAGGGTCAAGACTGTCTTTATCGGATCTGATGAAGGGGATCAGGATAGCCTTACCTTCACAACGCTCACCCATGTCCGTTACCTGAAGGATTCGAAGGAGTCAGACCAGGCGGAGGTGAGTTATTTCCTGGAGCCGGACGAGGAGAGTGAGCAGGAGCTTTGGGTGTTGAAGAAAAGGGAGCAATCTCCTCCCGATGCCGATTCAAAAGAGGGAGGGAGGACCTCGATTCTTTTTAAAGGGATCTCCGAACTTAATTTTCGCTATTTTGATTCGGTGAAAGGGGAATTTGTCGAGAGCTGGGATTCGTCCAGTCTGGACAATATTAACAAGCTTCCGAGGGCGGTGGAGATCCTTCTGATTGTTCAGGATCCGATGGATGAAGAGGTCACGCATCGATTTTTAACAACGGCGTTCCTGGGAATGGCTCCGGGACCGAATGATTTCTGA
- a CDS encoding type II secretion system protein yields the protein MISKKRNKGFTLLEVMVSVAILAVSLLALMNLQSQSILASARAERLLIATLLAKQKMSEVLLEIEKGIPKGEFPDEKEEKGVFEEEKYPDFFWKLAVKKVELPTPSLPEGGETEVLGQAMQMLSEELSKSSREIRVEVGWMEFEEEEPGLTLITHVVNPLGAR from the coding sequence GTGATCTCGAAAAAAAGGAATAAAGGTTTCACACTTCTGGAGGTGATGGTCTCCGTAGCGATACTCGCTGTTTCCCTGCTCGCCCTCATGAATCTCCAGAGCCAATCGATCCTCGCCTCCGCGAGGGCTGAAAGACTTCTGATTGCGACTCTTCTCGCGAAACAAAAGATGTCCGAGGTCCTTTTAGAAATCGAAAAGGGGATCCCGAAGGGGGAATTTCCTGACGAAAAAGAGGAGAAAGGGGTTTTTGAGGAGGAGAAGTATCCTGATTTTTTTTGGAAGTTGGCGGTCAAGAAGGTCGAGCTACCGACCCCTTCCCTTCCTGAGGGAGGAGAGACGGAGGTTTTAGGTCAGGCGATGCAGATGCTTTCGGAGGAACTCTCCAAGTCATCGAGGGAGATTCGAGTCGAGGTTGGTTGGATGGAATTTGAAGAGGAGGAGCCTGGGCTGACACTCATCACTCATGTCGTGAATCCCTTGGGGGCGAGATGA